TTATGACTGTTAAAAAGTATAAAGCATATGaaagtatatgaaaaaaaaaaatagcagaaATAATAGTGCCAAGATAGCGGCATATTAGTGCTGTCAGTGCAAAAAATAGGTACTCCTAGATCTGAGCAAAATCTAAACATTGAACACCTTTCAAGCATTTAATATGACGTACATTAGgtactattttgttttttatagtcaCCTTTCTATTGACTAAATAACCTATGCTAATGCCTACTTAAACATAATATTCATATGTAAATATGTGCAAATAAATACGTTCTCGTCAGTTTTACCGCCAAACAGTTAATTCGCACAAGGTCCATACCTATGCCAtcaagttaattttaatatgtacGCGCTAAGTTCGCTTCACgttcctacctacctacctaccaccTGCCTGTAGGTACACGTACAACGCTTGTTTACTTTCCACATCACATTTTCCTGAAAATACCAAAAGGTCTATACCTACACTagatctttgaaaaaaaaaaattacgtcaaTCCGTTCAGCTggtgctgcgtgaaagaaggacaaacggACAAACACATTCgcgattattatattatattatgcctacctacaaatactaaaaatatatctaattatTACCTTAGTAcctatagtatatttttttaattcatccaAGCTTATCTCCCTTCTTATTGATGCACGTCGGCCATCTTGAAAAACGCACTGATGCTCATCCAAATAAATATTCCTTGGTTATTAACAAAGGACTGGCTGACGCGTTTATTCTTCGGTATTTAATATACGCAAATGTGTACCTATACGCAAAACTCTAAAAATAAACGTTaagtaaatttgaaatttaacacAAGGTTAAATTTCAAACATACTTCTATGGGAATGGGAAGGAATACCTTCAGATAAAGTCACAGTTAAGAGACAGAAAACTGAAATTTTTTTCTCTCGAAAATATTTTCCTAAATCGTGTAAAAGGACTAGGTACTTTCTAGTCAAACATAATATggttaataataacattaaataaataggtaggtacctaaagtcAAGAAAGACTTTAGGTACCTACCGTCTTTCTTgactttaggtacctacctacctttctTTCCCGTCATAAAATACaatcttttcgttactttttagtgtgaagtttatttttaattgttaagaaaataataaaaacagaaaatctctttttattttgtatatttttatttattttgatttttatcatattttaagaACATACTTTAGTCCAAAAAAGGTATTCAtaagtttgtttacattttaggACAAGTTAAAAGAAATAGAGTGTAGGTACATAGATTATAAATGATTTAAGTTCTTTCTACCTCTTTTTGCAGCAAAACAAGGTTTTATTGATCGCCGCTGTGAAAGTTCCAAAAACAACGTATCTATATATCATGTCACGTAAAATATGCACTGATGGTCTAATTGGGCATTTTGCTATATACCTAcgtaaataatttgtaaacttTGTCAATCACAAAAACACGTCCCGAGGACTTACCCTCGTTttaccttatttaaaatactttgaattcagATACAGAAACtgctatgtagcaataaggccaccaaattgtactctcttgctctatgtttatatctttataactacttttttctttggtgtacaataaaagtgtattcattcattcatacagacagacagatcgaaattaataaaaagaattaCAGTTTTGGCTAAAGTATCGATGAGGTATAGAGTACCCTCGAAAATCTATCTagaatatcttcaatgtacagaattcgacccattacagttttactataagtatagataactcACTAAAGTGTTAAAGAAGGTTAACGATTATAATTTGCGACggcgtaccggaacactaaatcgctcggTGGCGCGTATTTGTTCGCTAGGGCCACGGCCTAAGAGAAAGAGTAAATAGAGTCCATCAGACAAAAAGTATAAGTTACTTAACTGATCTTAAAGAAATTCTTTAAAGGAAATTTAATCatttgcaaaaagaaaaatttcatTGTAAACGGCTCAGTCACATAACACAGAGCATTCTTCATTCTTAAAGCTCAGTGACCTTTTAACATGACATAGTTTTTTTAGATTGCACATAAATAAGATTTGTGGTGCAACAATTCTACAGTACATAGGTACCAACGGTGGAGCCGtcgtgtaaataataatttatgaggTAAATACGTTATTTTAATTAGGAGTTTCCGTTGATGAGtctctttgttatatttttaatgcgcAGAATCTAGAATACGTTTTACTTCTTTAGGTACTTGTgtgataatttgttttttttttgtattttgttaatttttcggTAAAtttgcgtagaaaccaattagggtatATAAAATAACTGCCTTACTCCCCAACATGTTAGTTCACTTCCATTTTAGCCTGCATTTCCATTTCTCACtcaccgccaggtgagattgctgtcaagggctagcttgtagtggcaTATAAAAATACTGTAGTTCTTACAGGCCCCATTCAAGAGAATCAGGTGCAGCGATTGCTCCGTAATACTCTTTTACAATTGGACCTGGCATCACACATCGCTCGTTCAAATAGAGTGATCCAGTAATTATTGCAAAAATGTGCGGATCGCACCAGTAACGTAATTTGTGCATGTAGCTTGCACGAGTAGCTTGTGCGAGAACTTCAGGCCAGTAGCTTACACCTACCTCAGTGTACGGCTTACGCGAGTGTTCTTGCAAATTTTGGGTATGCATATTGGTCATAAAAGTGCATTCTATTGCAAGTCGATGGATTGCCTTTTGTATGGAGACCTTCTGGatggattttgataaaatctCTTTGCTCCAACCATTCTATTCCACCATGTATTCTATACAGTACACACAAATATCGAACCAGATTTAAAACTCTTCAACCAAAAGATACACTACGAATAAAcacttatttgacggccgattggcgcagtttgcagcgaccctgctttctgagcccaaggccgagggttcgatccccactactggaaaatgtttgtgtggtgagcattcatgtttttcagtgtaagggtggttatatgtattttctaagtatttatgtatattatatataatatgtagtacccataacacaagctacgcttactttggagctagatggcgatgtgtgtattgtcgtagtacatttatttattattattataattactgtCGTAGTCTAAACTTAGCAATAATGACGACACTCAACAAATCGAATTGCAAATGCTTCAGGAACGTTTAAAAATTATCACACCTTTAGAAATGTAATTACTCGTACGTTTAACGTGCTAATTTGTTTCATATCTagtttactaaattaaatatgcCTATATGATTTTATGATTTACTGagttgtaataaaaacatattgtgAAATATGTTATCTTGACCTTTTATTACGCAACTGGATATGCCAATCTGCGTCGTTAAACATCATAGGGTATTTAACAATATcgtgatttttttaagaaatatttagtagtagtaatactACCTCGTTAGTAgtgctgatagcccagtgggtaggacttcaacttcactttcggagggctgagttcgaatacCAGTGCACctataacatttctaagttgcgtgtattttaagcaattaaaataaatcaggtGAGGGAACAcgtggtgaggaaacctgcacgcctgagagttctccattacgttctcaaaggtgtgtggagtccgccaagcGCACTTTCGGTTCGGGCTAAGAATTGTTAGGTTACTAAGTTTCTCTGTGAAGAACTGACTGTTGGCGACATTCACCACAGTGCCTCGGAAATAGAATGCCTTTTATAGAACCATGTACCTAGATAATATGCTAATATTTTGGGGATGTTAAAGCACGCAGACGAATTCACGAGCGAATGCTGCTGGTGGTGTCCTATTCGTTATAGAAACAGTGGCGTAAGTTTAAAGAAGATACAATCGAGCTTCTCCGTTTTGTTGGATATAGGTAGTTTAGCATGTATATGTTTACAGCCGGCGATAGACGATAAGTAGTAGGTATGTCTTTTAGCCCCCGCCCGTCTCGCAAACTTGAAACTGtggttagtatatatatttaccttCATATAGATACAATAAACCGCAGAAATACGTAATACCTATTATGTGACAGAAGGCACAAAACGTTACATGTTAAGACTGGTCCAGTCTCAGATGCCTAACTTGGTACTTCCTACATAGAGAGTGTGTACTTATCTTCTATCttagatataaaatacaataatagtacTTAAGGTAGGTATAACTGTATCGTAGTACATCGTTTATAGCGTTGCGCTGTGCTTCAACTTTGGTGCGCTGCCGTACTTCTGTTTACGTTTTTATATGTAAACATCTTGATAGCAcagatatgtttaaaaaatatgtacctatgtatttaACTACTTAATAATTAGGTATACCTAGTATGATGCATTTTAATTGAGTGAACTTAACAATAAATGAAGGCTGGTAAGTTATATATCTACCATAATATCTTAAAGTTAAAGACACATCTCGTAACGTAGGGTGACCTTACTCATTTCTCATAGCACTGTTGGCGCTGAAATAGCTATATTCCTCTataacctacctacttactaataggtctgataatattaaaacttgaTATGAAAGAATCTAAAATTGAGAAATTGAGTGCATTTTGTTAACTAAATCGGAAGATTCTCATCAGCTCTTCACCAAATTTGTATAGTATCAACTTAAATCATACAGAACCTTTTAAATATAAGAGAACCGTCAAAATCGGATGTCATAAGGCGGAAATGTCCAGAAGCCCCTTTGTACCCTCTTTGTAGGAAATATCTACCTACTTAATCCTGGGATCAAACATACCAGAtgagaaataaacaaataaatatactacgacactacacacatcgccagcaaaccccaaagtaagcgtagattgtgtcatgggtactaagatgactgaaaatattttaatcaataatacctatacataaatacttataatattcagataatcacccagacactgaaaaacattcatgttcatcacacaaacattttccagttgtgggaatcgaacccacggccttgaactcagaaagctgcccactgcgccaatcggccaaacCAAACAAAGGAAATCTACAAACTCAAAGGCAAAACCAGTAAAGTACCAAGTTGGGTCCAGATCGTTTGTAAAATGCGACCTCAGTAATCTCTGAGGACCTATCTATGTCACACCGTTGGagtacaaacaaactgacagaAAAGAGCTAACGCTGACGGACTTTTTCCTTTTTGAGAAttttctccataatgatctaaGCCCAAAATAATAATCTAGATCCAAGAGCAAAAAATGAAGAGGTAATAGGTAGATACAAGTGAAAATTGAACCTAGGTATTTTAGGTAGATATGCAAACAATTCACATTGTTATAAATCAAGGGATTATAATGataagataatattatcatGATAGCTTATACCTATCTATGCCCCACAGGTTTGGGTGCTCTCAATGCTGCCAAAGATCATAAGCacaaatgcataaaaataatcatatcaTTATGCCGACTAGGTTAACTTAATACGTTCCCAATGACGTCTATTGCCACAATTATCATTAGTTAGGTAATTAGGTATTTAGGTACCTAGCTAAACGAAAAGTTGATCAATCAATGTCTAAGACTTGTGTCTTGCGAATACTCGCATGTTGAAGAGGCGATTGCTAATAGGTTTGGCGAGtgcaattattaatgttttaatagctAAATTTCTactgcttaaaaatattttttttcccgaACCTGGAGTGTTAAAGTGTTCTCCCGGTACTTCACCACCAGCAGCTTTATTGCGACGAGAACATTTGCTTACGAatcatataccataatcgaatcgCAACCCGTGTacctaatacttattattgtgtagttccagGTACGGTGGTCATCCGTGGTCTTCATACCTAATAATGTATGCTGAAATGTGAATTGAAAAAAGCTTTTTACTAGAGATAAAATGCGAATCGATACTGATAAATGCGATTCAGGcctatttacacattttttgcGCACGCTACTCGATGTTTTGTAGGCACATATATACTGGTGTCATATTATTTAATGCACGATATTTATCAAGTTTTGTTAGATACCTACTTATGATGTCTCTTAAGTGAAGCTACTAGCTGTATTTAAACACTGATAAGTGTTAAAATATCTGTTATGGAAACTGGAACACCTAATTGTCTCGTATATTTACTAAGCAACCTTTCCGTAATAGGTGCCTTGACCCTACCAATGATCCCCATACAAATTAACTAGGTGAttcttttaatgaaaataagtaaTTGGTACCTAAGTCATACAATTAATATAGTAgctatttatatgtttattataccgCGTtctagaaataattattttttactactagTAGCAAatgcgttcttcgtccgcgtttatctGGGTGTTTCAGAAATCCCGAGGGAACCATTGGTTTTCTTGGTATAAAATGTTGCGTATGTTATTCTCTCTAttaaatctatgccaaaaatcaagttgattggttgcttaattagggcgtgaaGTATATagacaaaccaaaaaaaacacacttttgcatttataatattagattctACCACCTACCTAGCTGTTGCTGATTATTGGGGTAGATCGCGATACTACACTGTCGGGACGTTATACTTGTAAACTCTATATTCTTTATACATATGCTATGACCTTAATAAAGAGTCATCAAGCCTATCAAACTCATTATGAACACTGAATGTTGTATAAGTACTTTaaacgatagtaacatattgaaTCAATGCCTTAAACTGTCGATTAGATAATAGGTACACGTACTCTTGTACTCGTAACTTAGTTGTGTATGTTATCTTTCCCCCTAGAAACTTAACCAGTCCCTgattctatattatattttacttacaaTACTCAAATCCACTTATTGATTATTTAACTTAtgtaagtcaaatattttataagtggATAATGAAATGTTATAATAACTTAGGGGTAACATTATCTTGTCTCTTACACCTCTTGAATACCTACACCTAcctgaagattttattttattttatagtacctaataatacctaataattgaCCGACCCAGCCGATCATCCTACACTATAGTCTGTTCAATTTCAGTGTCGGTACATCGACAGGAGTGTGATGACTTTGTGTGTGTCGCTTAACATCTACAATACAAGTTGATGGCCTCAAGTAGAAGCCTCATGAGCCTATAATTACACCTGCCACCACGGCCTTTAGTCCGGAATACTATTACTACTGCTGGGCGGCAGAATcaaacatggtggtagtacttcctcggacgagtgCCGACAATAacctttaaaataacattatcgatatacctacctaattcagtctatttattgtaaaacaaaacctaGGGAATGGGAGCCTGGGAATCTACATTAATATTCTAGGCGTACCTATGAGTCATCGGCCGGCATTATGTGctttccatatatatatatatatatatacatatatacgtcCATGGATAAAACGTCATATAACATATAACGTTTCGTCGGTATGTCCAAAGAAAATCCAGGAACTGTACTACGTCCCAGTATATTATACTATGAAATTATATGAAGTCCATGGCACTAGCCGCACTACCTAACcgcaaaaattattattatatattgttactagataaatatacagaaccacGCCTTAGAGTTCGATCATTGAGGTCAACTGtcaaatttcttatttattttagttttacggCTCGGGAATCTGACTTTTTTAAGACTTCAACAATCTTGACAAAAGGTTTAAACTAGGTATCTTAGTTTAAATCCTTTTTGGGCGAAGTGCACCAAAAatgacattaaaaattaaaatcagcaTCTTAtcacattcatttatttaagtacaatgTACATTGTGCtgatcattgatttaatatgttactatcggtGCTGATAATGCATTGTGCTTTGTACTTAGGTACAATTTACAAATGATATTAAGatattgattttgaatttattttaaattcctggTTTCAATGGGTACGTACTAGGTAGTCGACCTAGGCATCATTGTCAATTGTTTTCATTAACGTTAATAATTGTGTTCCTTAAATCCCACTAAAGTTTCGCCTTTTACTATATAAATTAGTTCGTGTATAGTCGTAATTATTAATTCACTTTAATGTGTGCGATTCCAAGCAATCTACGACGGTTCGCAAAGAACTAAGTTGTTTATCGCAACCGATTCTATATATAGGGGTAGACCGAGCGGTTTGCAGTTATTGTGAAACGGTGTGCCACGCCGTATAGATAGTTCAGTGCCTTTGTACAGCAGGcacgaaataaaacaaaatggctTCAAGAGACCCCGCGACTGACCAACTTGTCAACTTTAAGAAATTAGTTAAGGTAAGATATGGCATATACTTTGTTTAATTAATCTGCCCACTATCCCTGTTCCTATAGTAGTTTTCCATGGAACCAATTAACTAGTTTGTAACACATTCAGAGTCCAGTCATCATTCAATACATATCtcattaatattcattaaaaataattctaaatatgTATACAGCTTTTGCACTATCATCGTGAAATGAACTATGTACTATTCACTACCTGTATTTATTCTGAATTCTAATATAGGCCCCTGATATAGTTTGTTTAGCAATATTGTTGATTGTTACGGGTGtgcatttattatatgtaatatgCTGGATTGACCTTTGGCTTTCTATATCAAAGTAcagatgttgataacaaaatgAACCATTGTTAATTTCCTAAATAGAATAAGAGGTAATATATTAGAAATAACTTATTTTGTGGCTATTGGCTCAATGGAAATAAGATTAAATGGAAGGTTGCAATGTTTGTAATCATTTAATATACTTAGTTAATTATTGTGTTTAATAAGATTGATACTATTATATATTGCTCAAACTTCCGGAATGCCCATGTACAGCTTACTACTTGCATACAAaatatgttcattttatatatttatatgttatattttatttttaattattgagaaaTTTCTGGAACCCGGTTTGTAAGATACAATATTCTGCTTAGCGAATAAATTTTATCATTGACTTGCTACATAAAGTTTTCCTCAAGGTGGTTTTTGTGTctattttaagtaaattgtctaacatttacaaatacaaattttgaAAGCAATGGACATATTTTGTGAGATTATATTATTGCCTATTTATATACATCTGTTTAGAGCTAgaggatttgtttgtttgtttgaatgcaATAAATCTGGTCAGTCCAAAAGAAATTATTAAGTGTTTGGTAGCCGATTTAATAAGTATACTGCAAGGCACAGCTGTTAAATGATTTTAAGACATGTGTAGTGGTTCTtctgtgtattttaaaatattgattgaGCTTTTTTAACATTTCAGGACTCACCTGGATACATCACCACCAAATATGGTGCACCGGTTGGAGTGAAGACTGCAATCCAAACTGTTGGAAAGAATGGACCAGTTCTACTACAAGATGTTGAATTTTTGGATGAGATTTCATCATTTGATAGAGAACGTATACCAGAAAGAGTTGTACATGCTAAAGGAGCAGGTGCCTTTGGCTATTTTAAGGTTACTCATGATATCACCAAGTACTCTGCAGCAAAGCTCTTTGAGACTATTGGCAAAGAAACACCAATTGCTGTTAGATTCTCAACTGTGGGAGGTGAAAGTGGTTCAGCTGACACTGTCCGTGATCCTAGAGGATTTGCAGTCAAGTTCTATACTGATGATGGAATATGGGACTTAGTTGGTAACAACACACCTATCTTCTTTATCAGGGACCCCACACTCTTCCCAAGCTTCATTCATACTCAGAAGAGAAACCCAGCCACCCATTTAAAAGATCCTGACATGTTCTGGGACTTCATGACCTTGAGACCTGAGACCATGCATCAGTTAGTATATTTGTTTGGTGATAGAGGCATCCCTGATGGCTACAGATTCATGAACGGTTATGGGTCTCACACATATAAACTTATCAATGCCCAAGGAGTAGCACACTGGGtcaaattccactacaagactGACCAGGGTATTAAAAATTTGCCTGTGGATAAGGCAGCTGAGCTTGCTTCAACAGATCCCGATTACTCTATCAGAGATCTATATAATGCTATAGGAAAAGGTGAATTTCCATCATGGACCCTTTATATCCAAGTAATGACAATGGCCCAAGCTGAGGGTTGCAAGTTTAATCCATTTGACTTAACAAAGATTTGGCCCCATAGTGAGTATCCTCTTATACCGGTTGGAAAGCTAGTACTGAATAGAAATCCCAAAAACTATTTTGCAGAGGTTGAACAGATAGCCTTCAGCCCATCTAATTTGGTACCTGGAATTGAACCATCACCAGACAAGATGTTGCAAGGACGTCTATTTGCATACAGTGACACCCACCGCCACCGTCTTGGTGCTAATTATCTTCAGATACCTGTGAACTGTCCATTCCGTGTAACGGTTTCCAATTATCAGCGTGATGGGCCACAAGCCATGAGCAACCAAAATGAAGCTCCAAACTATTTCCCCAATTCATTCTCTGGGCCGCAAGAGTGCCCACGAGCCCACCGTCTACAGACAAGATACAACGTGAGCGGTGATGTTGATAAATATGACAGTGGCCAGAGTGAAGACAACTTCTCACAGGCTACAGCTTTATACAAACAAGTATTTAGCGATGCTGAAAAACAACGCACTGTTACAAACCTCGTCGGAAATTTGAAGGATGCTGCTGGTTTTATTCAAGAGCGTGCCGTTAAGCTTTTGACACAAGTCCATCCAGATCTTGGCAGCAAGGTGTCCGCTGGCCTTGCTCCATTCAAAAAGTACCACGCTAACTTGTAGATCGTTATTTAAGACTGATATGGGTACTCTAAGCTAGTTTAGTAGACAATTTGTTGTTGCTATACAATTTTGacaattattttgtattctacttattTGGGATATTTTGAACAAAATGGCCTTTGCTAgagcatattattttatttcatattgttgtatacattttttaatatatcatagttatcaataaagtttttattattattgtgtatttttcattaaaaaaaaaataagaagaattTAATCTGTAAAAATCATCAAACTCAGAATGGAAacacttttaattaatataggaggatctatataataatttagggaCAGTTTATTTGAAAGATGTGTGGCAGCAGCAGAAGAAATAGCCAATTGCCCCATGAATCACTAAATGGATAggacccagtggcgtgcactccaaaCATgtacgaaagcactgcataccctaacattgatatataactcgaataggagaacaatttgtgccgttttatgcaattttcctggtgtatgcataccctggttagaaacccaatgcacgccactgataggaCCCACTTGAATTTACAgagaaaatactaaaatatttaaaaaacatttaatttaggtggtagatagtagtagtaaaccttcatgcctgaccgattttcataatgtaggtaggtattttcttttcattctaagaggagacccgggccGAGGGTTCGTACTGGGTTgctaataatgataatgatgattaaataaGTACCTTAATCATCATTAATCAGCTCTAAATTTCTGGAACATAAAGGTAGTAGGTACACtaggtacctatctacttaTTTACTCGTTGATCCACAAATCACAATAGATTTATCATTAATTCATTATCGTTAAGTATGCATGTATGTAATTGCCCTAAATAAGATGTTTAATAAATGTTGACCGGTTACTTAATTATTGTATGTAGTAAAAGTGCAGCCGTTAAGTCCTCTACTTTACTCGTACATGTTCACCTTGCCTAAAGGACATCTTATGTAATTATCTGATATAGGAGTTGCCCGCCACTACGTTCGCTTAGAATTATTTCTGACATCAAATGAGCGTGCAAATGAGCTTGTTTCTTAAGTAAATTTagcgtatacaacgtgtaaataaaaaccgatataatactttagaggctttataggtgcattatttactgatctgagacttatctgtgagaCCGGAACGTTTTtcagta
The sequence above is a segment of the Pararge aegeria chromosome Z, ilParAegt1.1, whole genome shotgun sequence genome. Coding sequences within it:
- the LOC120636204 gene encoding catalase; amino-acid sequence: MASRDPATDQLVNFKKLVKDSPGYITTKYGAPVGVKTAIQTVGKNGPVLLQDVEFLDEISSFDRERIPERVVHAKGAGAFGYFKVTHDITKYSAAKLFETIGKETPIAVRFSTVGGESGSADTVRDPRGFAVKFYTDDGIWDLVGNNTPIFFIRDPTLFPSFIHTQKRNPATHLKDPDMFWDFMTLRPETMHQLVYLFGDRGIPDGYRFMNGYGSHTYKLINAQGVAHWVKFHYKTDQGIKNLPVDKAAELASTDPDYSIRDLYNAIGKGEFPSWTLYIQVMTMAQAEGCKFNPFDLTKIWPHSEYPLIPVGKLVLNRNPKNYFAEVEQIAFSPSNLVPGIEPSPDKMLQGRLFAYSDTHRHRLGANYLQIPVNCPFRVTVSNYQRDGPQAMSNQNEAPNYFPNSFSGPQECPRAHRLQTRYNVSGDVDKYDSGQSEDNFSQATALYKQVFSDAEKQRTVTNLVGNLKDAAGFIQERAVKLLTQVHPDLGSKVSAGLAPFKKYHANL